The following proteins are co-located in the Ketogulonicigenium robustum genome:
- a CDS encoding glutathione S-transferase family protein, which translates to MPHPMLELYGVHRSRATRNVWLALEAGIDLQIVPVELAGRVADPLAADAPLNTKSPAFLAINPMGGVPVLKDGDLVVSQSLAINLHLARAYGGDLGPRDLTEAAQIDQWTLFAATDVEAHTLRIQTLVGKGATDDALAEAAEKYARPLTALEGYLADHSYLVGDRFTVADINLCEILRYATAMKGAYAPYPATQAYLARQQARPAFKQMWALREAEGRAAAGH; encoded by the coding sequence ATGCCCCACCCGATGCTTGAACTATATGGTGTCCACCGCAGCCGCGCGACGCGCAACGTGTGGCTGGCGCTGGAGGCAGGGATCGACCTGCAGATCGTTCCCGTGGAACTGGCGGGGCGTGTTGCCGACCCGCTGGCCGCAGATGCACCGCTGAACACCAAGAGCCCCGCGTTTTTGGCGATTAACCCGATGGGTGGTGTGCCGGTTTTGAAAGATGGCGATTTGGTGGTCAGCCAGTCGTTGGCGATCAACCTGCATTTGGCGCGCGCTTATGGCGGCGATTTGGGGCCGCGCGATTTGACCGAAGCCGCGCAGATCGACCAGTGGACGCTGTTTGCCGCGACCGACGTCGAGGCCCACACCCTGCGCATTCAGACGCTGGTCGGCAAGGGAGCGACGGATGACGCGCTGGCCGAGGCCGCCGAGAAATACGCCCGCCCCCTGACCGCGCTGGAGGGGTATCTGGCGGATCACAGCTATCTGGTGGGCGACCGTTTCACCGTGGCCGACATCAACCTGTGCGAGATTTTGCGCTATGCCACCGCGATGAAAGGGGCCTATGCCCCCTACCCCGCGACGCAGGCCTATCTGGCCCGCCAGCAGGCCCGCCCTGCATTCAAACAGATGTGGGCGCTACGCGAGGCCGAAGGGCGCGCAGCCGCGGGCCATTAG
- the parE gene encoding DNA topoisomerase IV subunit B, with translation MADDLLAGSGAQGNEYNAASIEVLEGLEPVRKRPGMYIGGTDERALHHMVAEILDNSMDEAVAGHANRIEVELHADYSVTVRDNGRGIPVDPHPKFPDKSALEVILCTLHAGGKFSNKAYSTSGGLNGVGSSVVNALSDLMRVEVARNRELYVQSFSRGVPQGPVEKVGAAPNRKGTSVTFHPDAEIFGSLKLKPARLFKMVRSKAYLFSGVEIRWKTAIDDGETPAEATFKFPGGLADYLADVLKDTQTYAEKPFAGKVSFEEKFSVPGSVEWAINWSAMRDGFILSYTNTVPTPEGGTHEAGFWAAVLKGVKSYGERVNNRKAKDITREDLLTGGCALLSIFIREPSFVGQTKDRLSTEEAAKWVELAVRDHFDNWLAADPKSAREILDFLVLRAEERLRRRQEKETQRKSATKRLRLPGKLTDCSAKVRDNTELFLVEGDSAGGSAKGARSRETQAILPLRGKVLNVMGAAAGKLNQNQELSDICEALGVQMGSKFNTEDLRYQRIIIMTDADVDGAHIASLLMTFFFTQMRPLIEKGHLFLACPPLYRLTQGANRLYVADDAEKDYWMQKGLGGRGKIDVQRFKGLGEMDAKDLKETTMDPKTRKLIRVTIADEEPGETSDLVERLMGKKPELRFQYIQENARFVEELDV, from the coding sequence ATGGCGGACGACCTTCTGGCCGGAAGCGGGGCGCAGGGCAATGAATACAACGCCGCCTCGATCGAGGTACTGGAAGGGCTGGAACCTGTCCGCAAGCGCCCCGGCATGTATATCGGCGGCACAGACGAGCGCGCGCTGCACCACATGGTGGCGGAAATCCTCGATAACTCGATGGACGAGGCGGTGGCTGGGCACGCCAACCGGATCGAGGTCGAGCTGCACGCCGATTATTCGGTTACCGTGCGCGATAATGGCCGCGGCATTCCGGTCGACCCGCACCCGAAATTCCCCGATAAATCCGCGCTAGAGGTGATTTTGTGCACCCTGCACGCGGGGGGTAAATTCTCGAATAAAGCCTATTCGACATCAGGCGGGTTGAACGGCGTCGGATCGTCGGTCGTGAACGCGCTGTCGGATTTGATGCGGGTCGAGGTCGCGCGTAACCGCGAGCTTTACGTCCAAAGCTTCTCGCGCGGGGTGCCGCAGGGGCCGGTGGAAAAGGTCGGCGCGGCCCCGAACCGCAAGGGCACATCGGTCACCTTCCACCCTGATGCCGAGATTTTCGGCTCGCTCAAGCTGAAGCCTGCCCGTCTGTTCAAGATGGTGCGATCCAAGGCCTATCTGTTTTCGGGCGTCGAGATTCGCTGGAAAACCGCCATCGACGACGGCGAGACCCCTGCCGAGGCGACATTCAAATTCCCCGGCGGTCTGGCAGATTATCTGGCCGATGTGCTGAAAGACACTCAGACCTATGCCGAGAAGCCCTTTGCCGGGAAGGTGAGCTTCGAGGAGAAGTTCAGCGTTCCGGGCAGTGTGGAATGGGCGATCAACTGGTCGGCCATGCGCGACGGGTTCATCCTGTCCTACACCAACACCGTGCCGACGCCCGAGGGTGGCACCCACGAGGCCGGTTTCTGGGCGGCTGTTTTGAAGGGCGTGAAATCCTATGGCGAGCGGGTAAACAACCGCAAAGCCAAGGACATCACCCGCGAGGATTTGTTGACGGGCGGCTGCGCGCTGCTGTCGATTTTCATTCGCGAACCCTCGTTCGTGGGGCAAACCAAGGATCGTTTGTCGACCGAGGAAGCCGCGAAATGGGTCGAGCTGGCCGTGCGCGACCACTTTGACAACTGGCTGGCCGCCGACCCCAAATCCGCGCGCGAGATTTTGGACTTCCTTGTGCTGCGTGCCGAGGAACGCTTGCGCCGCCGTCAGGAAAAGGAAACGCAGCGCAAATCGGCCACCAAGCGGTTGCGCCTGCCCGGCAAGCTGACCGACTGTTCCGCCAAGGTGCGCGACAATACCGAACTGTTCTTGGTCGAGGGTGACTCGGCTGGCGGGTCGGCCAAGGGCGCGCGATCACGCGAGACGCAGGCTATTTTGCCCCTGCGCGGCAAGGTGCTGAACGTGATGGGCGCCGCTGCGGGCAAGCTGAACCAGAACCAAGAGCTGAGCGATATTTGCGAGGCGCTGGGTGTGCAGATGGGCAGCAAGTTCAACACCGAAGACCTGCGGTACCAGCGCATCATCATCATGACCGATGCTGACGTCGATGGGGCGCATATTGCCAGCTTGCTGATGACGTTCTTTTTCACCCAGATGCGCCCACTAATTGAAAAGGGTCACCTGTTCTTGGCCTGCCCGCCGCTTTATCGCCTGACCCAAGGGGCGAACCGGCTGTATGTCGCCGATGATGCCGAAAAGGATTATTGGATGCAAAAGGGCCTTGGCGGGCGCGGCAAGATCGACGTGCAACGGTTCAAAGGTTTGGGCGAGATGGACGCCAAGGACCTGAAAGAAACCACGATGGACCCCAAGACCCGCAAGCTGATCCGCGTGACAATCGCGGATGAAGAGCCGGGCGAGACATCGGATCTGGTCGAGCGGTTGATGGGCAAAAAGCCCGAGCTACGCTTCCAATATATTCAGGAAAACGCGCGTTTCGTCGAGGAACTGGATGTCTGA
- a CDS encoding VOC family protein, which yields MSDLALDHIAVCARTLDEGCDWVEARLGVRPRAGGKHARYGTHNALLGMGEGFYFEVIAPDPEAAVSGPRWFGLDHPPAVPCIGNWICRTPRIDALDTPVPAGNVIALERGALQWDITVPPDGSLPLDGAFPTLIAWTAGTHPALTLQDSTLRLQRLHISHPQIHLVQPWLNVHLADPRVVLHAGPVGMRADFAGPKGDVTLG from the coding sequence ATGTCTGACCTTGCCCTTGACCACATCGCCGTCTGCGCCCGCACGCTGGACGAGGGCTGCGATTGGGTCGAGGCGCGGCTGGGTGTGCGCCCGCGCGCGGGCGGCAAGCATGCGCGCTATGGCACGCACAACGCCCTGCTGGGGATGGGCGAGGGGTTCTATTTCGAAGTGATCGCCCCCGACCCCGAAGCTGCGGTTTCGGGGCCGCGCTGGTTCGGGTTGGACCACCCGCCCGCCGTGCCCTGCATCGGCAACTGGATTTGCCGCACGCCGCGAATTGACGCGCTGGACACGCCGGTGCCTGCGGGCAATGTGATCGCGCTGGAACGTGGCGCGTTGCAATGGGATATTACCGTGCCGCCCGATGGCAGCCTGCCGCTGGACGGTGCCTTTCCCACCTTGATTGCGTGGACGGCGGGCACCCACCCTGCCCTGACCTTGCAAGATAGCACACTGCGTCTGCAGCGGCTGCACATAAGCCACCCGCAGATCCATCTTGTGCAACCGTGGTTAAACGTGCATCTTGCCGATCCTCGAGTCGTCTTGCACGCGGGCCCTGTGGGGATGCGTGCCGATTTTGCCGGACCGAAGGGCGATGTAACGCTGGGCTAG
- a CDS encoding J domain-containing protein, translating to MSIWSRISEALAALAHGEGLFAALERLRTPPEQSVAFTIAVIALGAKIAKADGLVTRDEVSAFRDVFEIGENDCAQVSRVYDLARQDVAGFDAYAHRVADMFAGNPDTLKDLLEGLFHIAIADGDYHPAENLFLREVAQIFGFSESEFACLRARVLPADFPGSDDDPYHVLGVPPDTPMDDIRAAWRSLVRENHPDRLSARGVPNEAVKLAEKRLIAVNRAWDMISGKSAPQVLHPA from the coding sequence ATGTCAATTTGGTCCCGCATATCAGAAGCTTTGGCCGCCCTTGCCCATGGCGAGGGGTTGTTTGCCGCGCTGGAACGCTTGCGCACGCCGCCCGAGCAGTCGGTGGCGTTCACCATCGCCGTGATTGCGCTGGGGGCCAAGATCGCCAAGGCCGACGGTCTGGTAACCCGCGACGAAGTATCCGCGTTTCGCGATGTGTTCGAGATTGGCGAGAACGACTGTGCGCAAGTCTCGCGCGTGTATGATTTGGCGCGGCAGGATGTGGCGGGGTTTGATGCCTACGCCCACCGCGTGGCCGATATGTTCGCCGGAAACCCCGATACGCTGAAGGACTTGCTGGAAGGCCTGTTCCACATCGCTATCGCCGATGGGGATTATCACCCGGCCGAAAACCTGTTCCTGCGCGAGGTGGCGCAGATTTTCGGGTTTAGCGAGTCGGAATTCGCCTGCCTACGCGCGCGGGTGCTGCCCGCAGATTTTCCGGGGTCGGATGATGACCCCTACCATGTCCTGGGTGTACCGCCCGACACGCCGATGGATGACATCCGCGCTGCGTGGCGGTCGCTGGTGCGCGAAAACCACCCCGACCGCCTCAGCGCGCGCGGGGTTCCCAACGAGGCGGTGAAGCTGGCCGAGAAGCGGCTGATCGCCGTGAACCGCGCGTGGGATATGATCAGTGGCAAATCCGCCCCGCAGGTGTTGCACCCCGCCTAA
- a CDS encoding MORN repeat-containing protein: MHRNALRILPLIGALSASLVAQAAFAQGVEVKQYANGGVYEGQFLNGRQHGQGTYRLPNGYEYTGQWFEGEIRGDGRATFPGGDVYEGTFASGKPEGTGTITYADGSTYTGEWVDGKLEGTGVLTYADGSKYDGGFQNNMPSGDGTLTMPDGFSYTGGWVNGVRNGTGKITYADGATYDGGVNAGLPEGEGVLVQADGTRYDGAWAAGAMTGQGVMTLANGDSYTGGFANGLFDGTGTLTYANGDVYEGGFSAGQRSGQGMFSGANGYLAEGVWADGALSGVATVTYPDGAVLVASFDNGLAEGSGKITYSDGAFYDGDWQGGVMAGHGTVTFANGESYVGDFAGGKMHGTGKMTGADGSSYDGAWANGLREGQGTAQYADGSSYTGAFVAGQREGQGTLTMADGFKYDGYWVGGLMEGQGTATYPGGEIYEGNFKAGRRDGHGRLTYPDGTVETGEWQDGAMVEPAVVPAPAAGE, translated from the coding sequence ATGCATCGCAACGCCCTGCGCATTCTTCCCCTGATCGGCGCCCTGTCGGCCAGCCTTGTTGCGCAGGCCGCCTTCGCCCAAGGGGTCGAGGTGAAGCAATACGCGAATGGCGGCGTCTATGAGGGGCAATTCCTCAACGGGCGCCAGCACGGTCAGGGCACATACCGCCTGCCCAACGGTTATGAATACACCGGCCAGTGGTTCGAGGGTGAGATCCGCGGCGACGGGCGCGCGACATTCCCCGGCGGCGATGTGTATGAAGGCACCTTTGCCAGCGGCAAGCCCGAAGGGACCGGTACCATCACCTATGCCGACGGCAGCACCTATACCGGCGAGTGGGTGGACGGAAAGCTGGAAGGCACCGGCGTGCTAACCTATGCCGATGGCAGCAAATACGACGGCGGCTTCCAGAACAACATGCCGTCGGGCGACGGTACGCTGACCATGCCCGACGGGTTCAGCTATACCGGCGGCTGGGTCAACGGCGTGCGCAACGGCACCGGCAAGATCACCTATGCCGATGGCGCGACCTATGATGGCGGCGTGAATGCGGGCCTGCCCGAGGGCGAGGGCGTCTTGGTGCAGGCAGACGGCACCCGTTACGATGGCGCGTGGGCCGCTGGTGCGATGACAGGCCAAGGCGTGATGACGCTGGCCAATGGCGACAGCTACACTGGCGGCTTTGCGAATGGTTTGTTCGACGGCACCGGCACGCTGACCTATGCGAACGGCGATGTTTACGAGGGCGGCTTCAGCGCGGGGCAGCGCAGCGGCCAAGGCATGTTCAGCGGGGCGAACGGCTATCTGGCTGAAGGGGTCTGGGCCGATGGCGCGCTATCGGGCGTTGCGACAGTGACCTACCCGGACGGCGCTGTGCTGGTGGCCAGTTTCGACAACGGGCTGGCCGAGGGGTCGGGTAAGATCACCTATTCCGATGGGGCTTTTTACGATGGTGACTGGCAGGGCGGCGTCATGGCTGGCCATGGCACCGTCACCTTTGCCAATGGCGAAAGCTATGTCGGCGATTTTGCGGGCGGCAAGATGCATGGCACCGGCAAGATGACCGGCGCGGATGGCAGCAGCTATGACGGCGCGTGGGCCAATGGCCTGCGCGAAGGGCAAGGCACCGCGCAATATGCCGATGGCAGCAGCTACACCGGCGCGTTTGTCGCCGGCCAGCGCGAAGGCCAAGGCACCCTGACCATGGCCGACGGGTTCAAATACGACGGCTATTGGGTCGGCGGCCTGATGGAAGGCCAAGGCACCGCCACCTACCCCGGCGGCGAGATTTATGAGGGGAATTTCAAGGCGGGCCGCCGCGACGGGCACGGCCGCCTGACCTACCCCGATGGCACGGTCGAGACCGGCGAATGGCAGGACGGCGCGATGGTCGAGCCTGCTGTCGTTCCTGCACCGGCTGCGGGCGAGTAG
- a CDS encoding 2-isopropylmalate synthase gives MPQNNFVADKNRVLIFDTTLRDGEQSPGATMTHAEKLEIAQLLDEMGVDIIEAGFPIASEGDFQAVSEIAKITKNATICGLSRANIRDIDRAWEAVKHAASPRIHTFIGTSPQHRAIPNLTMDQMAERIHDTVTHARNLCDNIQWSPMDATRTEHDYLCRVVEIAIRAGATTINIPDTVGYTAPSESADLIRMLLERVPGADEVVFATHCHNDLGMATANSLAAVGAGARQIECTINGLGERAGNTALEEVVMALRVRHDIMPFTTRVDTTKIMHISRRVATVSGFPVQFNKAIVGKNAFAHESGIHQDGMLKSADTFEIMRPADIGLAGTSLPLGKHSGRAALRAKMKELGIELGDNQLNDLFVRFKALADRKKEVYDDDLIALIQDADTNEVHDTIQVKRLRVICGTEGPQEALLTLTVDGVDKAADATGDGPVDAAFSAIKAIYPHDAKLHVYQVHAVTEGTDAQATVSVRIEEDGRIATGMSADTDTITASVKAYVNALNRLIERRKKTAPRVDARDVSYKTPAEA, from the coding sequence ATGCCCCAGAACAATTTTGTCGCCGACAAGAACCGCGTCCTGATTTTTGACACCACGCTGCGCGATGGTGAACAGTCGCCCGGCGCGACCATGACCCATGCCGAAAAGCTGGAAATCGCCCAACTGCTGGATGAAATGGGTGTCGATATTATCGAGGCCGGTTTCCCCATCGCATCCGAAGGCGATTTTCAGGCTGTCAGCGAAATCGCCAAGATCACCAAGAATGCCACGATTTGCGGGCTGTCGCGCGCCAATATCCGCGATATCGACCGCGCGTGGGAAGCGGTGAAACACGCCGCCAGCCCGCGCATCCACACGTTTATCGGAACATCGCCGCAGCACCGCGCCATTCCGAACCTGACGATGGATCAGATGGCCGAGCGCATCCACGATACCGTGACCCACGCCCGCAACCTGTGCGACAATATCCAGTGGTCGCCGATGGACGCGACCCGCACCGAGCATGACTACCTGTGCCGTGTGGTCGAGATTGCGATCAGGGCCGGTGCCACCACGATCAACATCCCCGACACCGTCGGCTACACAGCCCCCAGCGAATCCGCCGATCTGATCCGCATGCTGCTGGAGCGCGTGCCGGGTGCGGACGAGGTTGTTTTTGCAACGCACTGCCACAACGATCTGGGCATGGCGACGGCGAATTCGCTGGCGGCTGTCGGCGCGGGCGCGCGTCAAATTGAATGCACGATCAACGGGTTGGGCGAACGAGCGGGCAACACCGCACTGGAGGAAGTCGTCATGGCGCTGCGCGTGCGCCACGACATCATGCCCTTTACCACGCGAGTCGACACGACCAAGATCATGCATATCTCGCGCCGCGTCGCGACTGTTTCGGGTTTCCCCGTGCAGTTCAACAAGGCGATCGTCGGCAAGAACGCATTCGCGCATGAATCCGGCATCCACCAAGACGGCATGCTGAAGTCCGCCGATACGTTCGAGATCATGCGCCCAGCCGATATTGGACTGGCCGGCACATCACTGCCCTTGGGTAAGCATTCGGGCCGTGCAGCCCTGCGCGCCAAGATGAAGGAACTGGGGATAGAACTGGGCGACAACCAGCTGAACGACCTGTTCGTCCGCTTTAAGGCGCTGGCCGATCGCAAAAAGGAAGTTTACGACGACGACCTGATCGCGCTGATCCAAGACGCTGACACGAACGAGGTGCACGACACGATTCAGGTCAAGCGCCTGCGCGTGATTTGCGGCACCGAGGGCCCGCAGGAGGCGCTGCTGACGCTGACGGTCGATGGGGTCGACAAAGCGGCCGACGCAACCGGCGACGGCCCCGTTGATGCGGCCTTCAGCGCGATCAAGGCGATTTATCCGCATGACGCCAAGCTGCACGTCTATCAGGTGCATGCGGTGACCGAGGGCACGGATGCGCAAGCCACCGTATCGGTGCGGATCGAGGAAGATGGCCGGATTGCCACCGGCATGTCGGCCGATACCGATACGATCACCGCGTCGGTCAAGGCCTATGTGAATGCGCTGAACCGGCTGATTGAACGGCGCAAGAAGACCGCGCCCCGGGTTGATGCCCGCGATGTCAGCTACAAAACGCCCGCCGAGGCGTGA
- a CDS encoding DUF4174 domain-containing protein, producing MDIFARRPAALLLALIGALWGAAPLQAQILTPTAIAIAAWEEDRTIVIDAEGLDMAELAYVARLLVVFADSAAQPQFQRQLELLAEDPESLAIRDVMVIADTRPADGSAIRRQLRPRGFSLVLVEKDGRVELRKADPWNLREIARQIDKMPLRIQEINNALGRN from the coding sequence ATGGACATATTTGCCCGACGCCCCGCCGCCCTGCTGCTTGCCCTAATCGGTGCCCTTTGGGGTGCCGCGCCGCTGCAGGCGCAGATCCTGACGCCCACCGCAATAGCCATTGCCGCATGGGAGGAAGACCGAACCATCGTAATCGACGCCGAGGGTTTGGACATGGCCGAGCTGGCTTATGTGGCGCGGCTTTTGGTGGTGTTTGCCGATAGCGCCGCGCAGCCGCAGTTTCAGCGCCAACTGGAATTGCTGGCCGAAGACCCAGAAAGTCTGGCGATACGCGATGTGATGGTGATTGCCGACACGCGCCCTGCCGATGGCAGTGCGATCCGCCGCCAGCTACGCCCGCGCGGGTTCAGTCTGGTGTTGGTAGAAAAAGACGGGCGCGTCGAATTGCGCAAGGCCGACCCGTGGAACCTGCGCGAAATCGCGCGGCAGATCGACAAAATGCCCCTGCGTATTCAAGAGATTAACAACGCCCTTGGCCGCAACTAG
- a CDS encoding DUF6497 family protein codes for MRVYGLAIALLLAAGPLAAQDVTAPSGRAAQLYDVRIDADIARFRLTMPALAGADAPPSDLTDDAQWLCSTLALPALAANGAAAGQIVISLSATPVDFGDTTSDVPQFFEGFDVIDGACEWGLF; via the coding sequence ATGCGCGTATATGGTCTGGCAATCGCATTGCTGTTGGCCGCAGGGCCGCTGGCAGCGCAGGATGTAACCGCCCCGTCGGGGCGTGCCGCGCAGCTTTACGATGTGCGGATCGACGCCGACATCGCGCGGTTTCGCCTGACGATGCCCGCATTGGCTGGCGCCGACGCGCCGCCGTCTGACCTGACGGACGATGCGCAATGGCTGTGCAGCACACTGGCGCTACCGGCGCTGGCCGCAAACGGGGCCGCCGCAGGGCAGATCGTCATTTCCCTGTCCGCCACGCCGGTGGATTTCGGGGATACGACATCGGACGTGCCGCAATTTTTTGAAGGCTTCGACGTGATCGACGGCGCCTGTGAATGGGGACTATTCTGA